The genomic stretch GGCACGCGAAAGCCTGGATCGTCCCTGGTGTTCTCGCCAAGCTCCGACAGGGCCGCGGCCTCGAGGCGCAGGTCCATCTCGATCTTGGTGGTCTGCGCCAACGTCTCTGTCACCTCGACAGGCCGCAACCGGCGCGACGAGGGGATATATTTCTCCTGCAGGCGGGCGGCGAGGAAATAGCTCTCGAGATCATGGAAGAAGCGGCGGCGCACGCCGGGCCGGATCACCTTCACCGCGACCTTGGTGGCAACGCCGTCATGGATGGTTTCGGCGGCATGGACCTGGGCGATCGAGGCTGCCGCGACGGGATCGCCGAACTCGGCGTAGAGATCGCCCACCTTGCGCCCGAGCGAGGCCTCGATGGCCGCCACCGCCTCGGTCTTCGGAAAGGTGTGCATCTTGTCCTGCAGCATGGCGAGATCGAGCGCCATGTCGTTGCCGACGACGTCGGGCCTTGTCGCCAGGAACTGGCCGAGCTTGACATAGGACGGGCCGAGCCGGACCACCGCCTTGGCCAGCCGGTCGCTGCGCTCATAAGCCAGCGCGCGGCGGCGGGTGAACAGCCGCGCCAAACGCCAGCCGAATTTCGGCAGGCCGGACAGTTCCTCGCCCGGCAGCGCGGCGATGACGCCCTCGCGCACCAGCACCCAGCCGGCCCGTGCGAGCCTGAAACCGGCGCCGACGCTGCTCATGGCTGCACCCAGGCCGAGCCTTGCGGCCGGCACGAGCTATAGCGAGGATGGGAAATGCGGGCCAGCCTCAAAGCTTCCAGCCCGAATGCAGCGCGGCAATACCGCCGGAATAGTTGCGGAAGGAAACGCGGTCGAAGCCGGCGCGGGAAATCATCGCGGCGAAGTTCTGCTGGTTGGGGAATTTCGCGATGGACTCGACCAGGTAGGAATAGGGCTCGCCGTCGCCGGTGACCATCTTGCCAATCTTCGGGATGGCGTTGAACGACCAGGCTTCATAGGCCTTGTCGAGCAGCGGCATCTCGACCTCGGAAAATTCGAGGCACAGGAACCGGCCGCCGGGCTTCAGCACGCGGAATGCTTCGCTGAGCGCGACATCGATGCGCGGCACGTTGCGGATGCCGAAAGCGATGGTGTAGGCGTCGAAGGTGGCGTCGGCGAAGGGCAGTTCCTCGGCATTGGCCTCGACGAAATCGGTGTTGCCGGACAGGCCTTTCTTTTCGGCCCGGTCACGGCCGACACTGAGCATCGAGCCGTTGATGTCGAGCACCGTGGCATGAACATTGCCATGGCTGGCATCGACGATGCGGAAGGCGATGTCGCCGGTGCCGCCGGCCACATCCAGGACCTTCCAGCCCGCCCGTTTCGGCGGATTGAGCCATGTCACCATGGCATCCTTCCACAGCCGGTGCAGGCCGGCCGACATCAGGTCGTTCATCAGGTCGTAGCGGTTGGCGACCTTGTGGAAAACATCGTTGACCAGGGACTGCTTCTCGCCTTCCCCTACACGCTTGAAACCATAGGAGGTTTCCATGCCGCCCGCGGCCGTGGTTCTCTCAACTGACATTTTTTTGATCCGTCATAAAACCGGCGGGACCATAGCCGATCGATGCTGTGGGCGCTATTGTTTAAGGCGCGGTGTTCAGCCGCGCTTCCAGGTGGTGGGTTTTCAAGACCTGGACTGACCGACGGGATGTTTGAATGCCTTTGAAAGCGGAACTGCACTGCCACATTGAAGGGGCAGCGGCGCCAGAACTCGTTATCCGCCAGGCGCAGAAATACGGCAAGGACACTTCGCCCTATATCCAGAACGGCTCGTTTGTCTGGCACGATTTTACGTCTTTTCTCGCGGCTTACGACTTTTCCGCCGATCTGTTCCGCACCGAAGAGGATTATGCGCGGCTGGCCGACCATTATCTGACCAGCCTGGCCCGAGACGGGGCGATCTATTCCGAGGTCTTCACCTCGCCGGACCATGCGACGAAGGCCGGGCTGTCGCCCAAGGCCTATACCGACGCGCTCGGGGAAGGCATGCTCCGCGCCAAGGCGAAGACCGGCATAGAGGGCCGCATGATCGTCACCGGCGTGCGCCATGTCGGCGTCGAGTCGATCGAACAGGCAGCGCGCTTCGCGGCGCGCTGCGGGCATCCGCTGGTCACCGGCTTCGGCGTTGCCGGCGACGAGCGGATGGGCGAGATGGAGGACTATGTCCGGGCTTTCGAGATCGCCCGCGAAGCCGGGCTTGGCATCACCGTCCACGCTGGCGAACTGACCGGCTGGGAGACGGTGCAGGCGGCGCTCGACCATATCAAGCCTTCGCGTATCGGGCACGGCGTGCGGGCCATCGAAAACCCGGACCTTGTCCGGCGTATCGCCGACGAGGGCATCGTGCTGGAATGCTGCCCCGGCTCCAACATCGCGCTCAACGTGTTCGACAGTTTTGCCGACCATCCGTTTCCGGCGCTGCAGGCGGCCGGCTGCAAGGTGACGCTGAACTCCGACGATCCGCCCTATTTCTGGACGTCGCTGAAGCGCGAATACGATATTGCAGCGGAGCATTTTGCGATGAACGAGAAGGCGCTGGCAGCCGTCACCAGAACCGCCATCGAAGCCGCCTTCGTCGACCGGAAGACCAAAGCCGCACTTCTCGCCCGGCTGAACGGCACGGCACGCTGATTTCTTCCGACAAAGCTGTGGTCGATGGCGGTCAAGCGGTTCCTTGGCCGGTCCATTGTCGTTAGGGTTCGCCCAGGCAGCTTGAAGCGCGACATATCCCCGGGGATTCATGCGCGCGGTTTCGGGCGACACGCATGCATCAGGAGAACATCATGAAGGGCGTCACCGTCGTCGACCACCCGCTTGTCCAGCACAAGCTGACCATCATGCGCAAGAAGGAGACTTCCACGGCCGGCTTCCGGCGGCTGCTGCGCGAGATATCATTGCTGCTCGGCTACGAGGTCACCCGCAATCTCGAACTGACGACGACGACGATCGAGACGCCGATGGAGACCATGGAAGCGCCGACGCTGGAGGGCAAGAAGCTGGTGTTTGCTTCGGTGCTGCGCGCCGGCAACGGCTTGCTCGAGGGTCTACTCGACCTGGTGCCGGCGGCACGCGTCGCCCATGTCGGTCTCTACCGTGACCATGAGACGCTGGAGGCGGTCGAGTATTTCTTCAAGGCGCCAAGCGACCTCGCGGACCGGCTGGTGATCGTCGTCGACCCGATGCTGGCGACCGCCAATTCGGCGATCGCGGCGATCGACAAGCTGAAGCAGCGCGGCGCCACCAACATCCGTTTCCTGTGCCTGCTGGCGGCGCCCGAAGGCATAGAGCGCTTCACCAAGGCGCATCCGGATGTCCCGGTCTTCACCGCGTCCATAGACCGCCAGCTCAACGAGAAGGGCTACATCATGCCCGGCCTCGGCGACGCCGGCGACCGCATGTATGGAACCAAGTAGTACCAGGCAAAGTTGCCTGGCACGATTTACCGAATGTTTACGCAACGGCGCGGTTTTAGCGCCCGTTAAAGCGGCAAACACCATCCAGCGCTAATGAATCGGCTCTCACTACAGCGCCGCGCGTCCATTCGGACGCGCAAAAGGACGCTGTAGCACTTTGTTTTTTGCGCATGATCCTTTCCGAAAAATCGATCCCGATTTTCGGGGTCATGCGGCGAGGCCGATCCATGCTGCGCAAGCTTCTCATCCTCAGCGTCTTTGCCGGTGCATCGGCATCGATCCCGGTTGTCTACCAGTCGAATCCGCAGATGTTCGAAAAGCTGCTGAAGTCGGCGGTGACGGCCAAGCCCGAGGTCGAGACGCCACCAGAGGTCAACCTGGCGTCTGTGCCCAACAAGCCGGTGGCGCCACTGCCGACCGGCCGCAAGGTCGTTGTCGCGGCGGACGCACGTGGGCATTTCTCATCGACCTTCAAACTCAACGGCCGTCAGGTCGACGGCATGATCGACACCGGCGCGACACTGGTCGCGGTCAATACGTCGACGGCGCGCAGGATTGGGCTGTCGCTCAATCCGTCCGATTTCAGCCACGAGGTCAGCACTGCCAACGGCACGATCAAGGCGGCGGTGGTGGCGATTGATCGCCTTCAGATCGGCAGCATCAGCGTCGACAACGTGCAAGCCATAGTGCTCGACGACAAGGCGCTGCAGACCAATCTGATCGGCATGAGTTTTCTCAATCGGCTCGGCAAATACCAGGCCGAGAACGGCACGCTACTGCTGGTGCAGTAGCAGCGACCTCAATCTGATCAGCTGCGCGAAAGAATCCTTCGGATAACCGACTTGTCGGCGGCTGGCTTCGAAGAGCCAACGGTATAGGCCGAAAACACGGCGGCGCCGGCAATATCGGCATCGGATTGTGAACGGGCATGGACCAGCGCCAGCGGCTCGCCAGCCCTGACCTCCACGCCTATGGGCAGCAGCCTGGTGATTCCGACGCTGGGGTCGATCTTGTCGTCAGGCCTTGTGCGTCCGCCGCCGAGGCCGACCACCACAAGGCCGATGTCGCGGGTGGCGATGCCAGTGACGAAACCGTTGGTCGTCGCCCTGACCACGAATTCCGTTGGCGCCAGGGGAAGATATTTTTCCGGCCTTTCGATGAAATCTGCGGGGCCGCCGAGCACGGCAACCATACGGGCGAAGGTGGCGGCGGCGCGGCCGCTGGTCAGCGTCTCGGTGGCGCGCCGCATGCCATCCTGATTGGATGACACCAGCCCCGCCGACTGCAGCATTTCGGCGGCCAGCGCCAGGGTCACATCCTCCAGGCGCCGGTCGCGCAGACGGCCAGTCAGGAAATCGACGGCATTGCGCACCTCGACGGCATTGCCGGCGGCCGATGCCAGCGGCTCACTCATGCCGGTGATCAGCGCCGAGACCTTCAAACCGGCACCGCTGGCGACCTCGACAAGGCTGTTGGCAAGCGCGGTGGCGTCGCGCGACTTTTCCATGAAAGCGCCGTTGCCGACCTTGACGTCGAGCACCAGCGAGCCCAGTCCGGCGGCCAGCTTCTTCGACAGGATCGAGGCGGTGATCAGCGGCACCGACTCCACCGTGCCGGTGACGTCGCGGATCGCGTAGAGCCGGCGGTCTGCCGGTGCCAGATCGGCAGTCTGGCCGATGATGGCGCAACCTGTTTCCAGCACCGCCTTGCGAAACAGCGCGATATCCGGCTGGCTGGTGTAGCCGGGGATCGCATCCATCTTGTCCAGCGTGCCGCCGGTATGGCCAAGGCCACGGCCCGAGATCATCGGCACATAGGCGCCGCAGGCAGCGACGATCGGCGCCAGCATCAGTGAGACATTGTCGCCGACACCGCCCGTCGAATGCTTGTCGGTGACGGGGCCGGGCAGGTCAGACCAGTCGAGCACGTCGCCGGAATCGCGCATGGCCAGCGTCAGCGCCACGGCCTCGTCGCGGTTCATGCCGTTCAAGAACACCGCCATGGCGAAAGCCGCGACCTGGCCATCGCTGACGGCGCCCGAGGTCACGCCGTCGATGAAGGCGGTGATTTCACCAGCAGACAGCCTCTGGCCGTCTCGCTTGTGGCGGATGATTTCCTGCGGAAGCATCAGCTCTCCAGCAGCCCGTCGCGGAACACTCTGTGCAGGACCGTTGCCAGCCGCGACCCGCCGACCGGCGCCATGTCCTTGGTTTCCTGATGCGAAAGCTCGGCTCCGGTCATGCCGGCCGCCAGATTGGTGATGACCGAGCAGGCGGCGACGCGCAGGCCAAGGAAGCGGGCGAGAATGACCTCCGGTACGGTCGACATGCCGACGGCGTTTGCACCCATGATTCGTGCCATGCGGATTTCGGCCGGCGTTTCGAAACAGGGGCCGGAAAACCACATATAGACGCCCTTGTGCAGCGCGGTGCCGGTCGCCTTCGCCGCGCCTTCGATGGCCTTGCGGATGCCGGCATCATAGGCCTCGGTGAGGCCGACGAAGCGGCGGTCGCTCGGCTCGCCGATCAACGGATTGCTGCCCGAGAAATTGATGTGGTCGGTGATCAGCATGACCGAGCCCGGCGGCATGTCCGGATCGACCGAACCGGCGGCATTGGTGAGGATCAGTTTGGTGATGCCGACGCCGGCGAGCACTTCCAGCACCGGTCGCATCGCGGCGGCATCGCCGTGCTCATAGTAATGGGCGCGGCCGGACAGCATCAGCACCGGCACGCCGGCAAACAGCCCCGCCACCACTTCACCGGCATGACCGCTGACGCCGCTTTTGGGAAAGCCCGGCAGGTCGGCATAGGGGACGCGGATCGGGTGCTCGATCCGGTCGACAAGGACGCCTAGGCCCGACCCCAGCACCAGTGCTGTCGACGGCGCCAGGCCGTCCAGCCTTTCGATCAGATGGTCCACCGCCTTTTCAGTCATCGCAGCCACCACTTCATTTGAGCCCGCACTTCATTTGAGGATATCGCCGCGGAAGCCGTAGGGCAGCATGTCGCCCAAGGTCACGGTCTCGGCGACTCCGGTATTGTCACAGAGATAGAGTTTGGTTTCCGGTCGGCAGAATTCGGCCAGTCGTTGGCGGCAGCCGCCGCAAGGCGAGCATTTGGCCATGCGTTCGGCAAGGACGGCGATTTCGACGATCTTGCCGCCGCCACCCATGATGTAATGGCCAAGCGCGGTCGTCTCGGCGCACCAGCCCTCCGGATAGGAGGCGACCTCGATGTTGGCGCCGGTGAAGACGCGTCCGTCCTCGGTGCGCAAGGCGGCACCCACGGGAAATTTCGAATAGGGCGCATAGGCCTTGGCCATGGCGGTCTTGGCCGCTTCGAACAGATCATGCGACATTCAGTTGTTCTCTCCGATGATCGTGTCCAAAACCCGGCGCTTGCCGTGCCGAGCCGTGACCTCAGCGTTCCTTGACGTAGGGCACGCCGCCGGCGCGCGGCGGGATCGCCTTGCCGATAAAACCGGCGAGCAGGATGACGGTGAGGATATAGGGCAGCGCCTGCATGAACTGCACCGGCACCTTGCCGATGATCGGCAGCGGCGAGCCCTGCAAGCGGATTGCCGCCGCATCGAGGAAGCCGAACAGCAGGCAGGCGAACATGGCGTTGACCGGCTTCCATTTGGCGAAGATCAGTGCGGCCAGCGCGATATAGCCCTTGCCGGCGGTCATGTCCTTCACGAAGCCGCCATTCTGCACCATCGACAGATAGGCGCCGGCGACGCCGGTCAGGATGCCGGTGCAGATCAGCGCCCGGTAGCGCAGCCATGCCACCGAAATGCCGGCGGTGTCGACAGCGGCCGGATTCTCGCCGACGGCGCGCAATCTGAGACCGAAGCGGGTGCGAAACAGCACCCACCAGGTGAACGGCACCATCAGGAAGGCGATGTAGACCAGTATCGAGTGGCCGGAGATCAGCTCCGCGTAGATCGACCCGATGATCGGCACGTCCCTGATTGCATCGGCGCCGGGCCAGACAATCGCCTCGAACCGCTCGCCCGGCTGCAGCGCCGGCGTGCGCCCGCCTTGCTGAAACCAGGCCTGGCCGAGCATGACGGTCGAGCCGGCGGCGATGAAGTTGATCGCCACGCCGGAAACGATCTGGTTGCCGCGATGGGTGATCGAGGCAAAGCCGTGGATCAGCGCGAAGGCGACCGAGACCAGGATGGCCATACCGAGGCCGAGAAGGGCCGAATGGAAGACCGACGCAGCGGCCGCCCCCGCGAAGGCGCCAACCAGCATCTTGCCCTCGAGCCCGATGTCGAAGACGCCCGCGCGTTCCGAATAAAGGCCGGCGAGACAAGCGAGCAGCAGCGGTACCGACAAGCGGATGGTGGAGTCCAGTATCTGCACGATGGCGATGAAGACATCCATCTCAGGCGCCCTTTCCCTTGACCGCTTCCATACCGACCGATCGCGGACTGAACGAGGCGAACAGCGCCTGGATGTAGGGCCTGAACATGTGTTCCAGCGCGCCGGCGAACAGGATCACCAAGCCCTGGATGATGACGATCATGTCGCGGCTGATCGCCGGCATCTCGAAGGCAAGTTCGGCGCCGCCTTGATAGAGCATGCCGAACAGTATCGCCGCCAGCACGATGCCGACCGGGTGCAGGCGGCCCATCAGCGCCACGGCAATGCCGACGAAGCCGGCGCCGGAAACGAAATCGAGCGCGACATTGTGCTGGTCGCCCATCACCGGATTGAGCGCCATCATGCCGGCCAGCGCGCCGGAGATCATCATCGCGGTGATGATGATGCGGGTTTCCGAAATGCCGGCATAGCGCGCCGCCTTGGGGCTGTGGCCATAGGTGCGCATCTCGTAGCCGAGCTTGGTGCGCCAGATCAGCAGCCAGACCAGGAAGGCCATGAGCAGCGCCAGCAGGAAGGTGATGTTGAGTGGCGCCGAACGGATCTTGGCGCCGAACAGTTCGATGATCCAGTTGAGCTTCGGCAATTCCGCGCCGGCAAGGAAGTTGCGCGTCTGCGGCGCTTGCGAGGCCGCCGGCTTCAATGGCCCCACCAGCAGGTAGACCATGATCGAGGCGGCAATGAA from Mesorhizobium sp. NZP2077 encodes the following:
- the ubiE gene encoding bifunctional demethylmenaquinone methyltransferase/2-methoxy-6-polyprenyl-1,4-benzoquinol methylase UbiE, producing MSVERTTAAGGMETSYGFKRVGEGEKQSLVNDVFHKVANRYDLMNDLMSAGLHRLWKDAMVTWLNPPKRAGWKVLDVAGGTGDIAFRIVDASHGNVHATVLDINGSMLSVGRDRAEKKGLSGNTDFVEANAEELPFADATFDAYTIAFGIRNVPRIDVALSEAFRVLKPGGRFLCLEFSEVEMPLLDKAYEAWSFNAIPKIGKMVTGDGEPYSYLVESIAKFPNQQNFAAMISRAGFDRVSFRNYSGGIAALHSGWKL
- a CDS encoding adenosine deaminase is translated as MPLKAELHCHIEGAAAPELVIRQAQKYGKDTSPYIQNGSFVWHDFTSFLAAYDFSADLFRTEEDYARLADHYLTSLARDGAIYSEVFTSPDHATKAGLSPKAYTDALGEGMLRAKAKTGIEGRMIVTGVRHVGVESIEQAARFAARCGHPLVTGFGVAGDERMGEMEDYVRAFEIAREAGLGITVHAGELTGWETVQAALDHIKPSRIGHGVRAIENPDLVRRIADEGIVLECCPGSNIALNVFDSFADHPFPALQAAGCKVTLNSDDPPYFWTSLKREYDIAAEHFAMNEKALAAVTRTAIEAAFVDRKTKAALLARLNGTAR
- the upp gene encoding uracil phosphoribosyltransferase; translated protein: MKGVTVVDHPLVQHKLTIMRKKETSTAGFRRLLREISLLLGYEVTRNLELTTTTIETPMETMEAPTLEGKKLVFASVLRAGNGLLEGLLDLVPAARVAHVGLYRDHETLEAVEYFFKAPSDLADRLVIVVDPMLATANSAIAAIDKLKQRGATNIRFLCLLAAPEGIERFTKAHPDVPVFTASIDRQLNEKGYIMPGLGDAGDRMYGTK
- a CDS encoding TIGR02281 family clan AA aspartic protease — its product is MLRKLLILSVFAGASASIPVVYQSNPQMFEKLLKSAVTAKPEVETPPEVNLASVPNKPVAPLPTGRKVVVAADARGHFSSTFKLNGRQVDGMIDTGATLVAVNTSTARRIGLSLNPSDFSHEVSTANGTIKAAVVAIDRLQIGSISVDNVQAIVLDDKALQTNLIGMSFLNRLGKYQAENGTLLLVQ
- the deoA gene encoding thymidine phosphorylase, translating into MLPQEIIRHKRDGQRLSAGEITAFIDGVTSGAVSDGQVAAFAMAVFLNGMNRDEAVALTLAMRDSGDVLDWSDLPGPVTDKHSTGGVGDNVSLMLAPIVAACGAYVPMISGRGLGHTGGTLDKMDAIPGYTSQPDIALFRKAVLETGCAIIGQTADLAPADRRLYAIRDVTGTVESVPLITASILSKKLAAGLGSLVLDVKVGNGAFMEKSRDATALANSLVEVASGAGLKVSALITGMSEPLASAAGNAVEVRNAVDFLTGRLRDRRLEDVTLALAAEMLQSAGLVSSNQDGMRRATETLTSGRAAATFARMVAVLGGPADFIERPEKYLPLAPTEFVVRATTNGFVTGIATRDIGLVVVGLGGGRTRPDDKIDPSVGITRLLPIGVEVRAGEPLALVHARSQSDADIAGAAVFSAYTVGSSKPAADKSVIRRILSRS
- a CDS encoding purine-nucleoside phosphorylase yields the protein MTEKAVDHLIERLDGLAPSTALVLGSGLGVLVDRIEHPIRVPYADLPGFPKSGVSGHAGEVVAGLFAGVPVLMLSGRAHYYEHGDAAAMRPVLEVLAGVGITKLILTNAAGSVDPDMPPGSVMLITDHINFSGSNPLIGEPSDRRFVGLTEAYDAGIRKAIEGAAKATGTALHKGVYMWFSGPCFETPAEIRMARIMGANAVGMSTVPEVILARFLGLRVAACSVITNLAAGMTGAELSHQETKDMAPVGGSRLATVLHRVFRDGLLES
- the cdd gene encoding cytidine deaminase produces the protein MSHDLFEAAKTAMAKAYAPYSKFPVGAALRTEDGRVFTGANIEVASYPEGWCAETTALGHYIMGGGGKIVEIAVLAERMAKCSPCGGCRQRLAEFCRPETKLYLCDNTGVAETVTLGDMLPYGFRGDILK
- a CDS encoding ABC transporter permease, which encodes MDVFIAIVQILDSTIRLSVPLLLACLAGLYSERAGVFDIGLEGKMLVGAFAGAAAASVFHSALLGLGMAILVSVAFALIHGFASITHRGNQIVSGVAINFIAAGSTVMLGQAWFQQGGRTPALQPGERFEAIVWPGADAIRDVPIIGSIYAELISGHSILVYIAFLMVPFTWWVLFRTRFGLRLRAVGENPAAVDTAGISVAWLRYRALICTGILTGVAGAYLSMVQNGGFVKDMTAGKGYIALAALIFAKWKPVNAMFACLLFGFLDAAAIRLQGSPLPIIGKVPVQFMQALPYILTVILLAGFIGKAIPPRAGGVPYVKER
- a CDS encoding ABC transporter permease, coding for MSTPYAKLPAWADYGLIPLINLSVAFIVAGFVVLLVGENPFRAAVILVEGAFGKGTGIAFTLFYATTFIFTGLSVAVAAHCGLFNIGTEGQAYIAGLGIAIVCLSFDSVLPWWLTFPLAIVASTVVGALWALIPAYLQARRGSHIVITTIMFNFIAASIMVYLLVGPLKPAASQAPQTRNFLAGAELPKLNWIIELFGAKIRSAPLNITFLLALLMAFLVWLLIWRTKLGYEMRTYGHSPKAARYAGISETRIIITAMMISGALAGMMALNPVMGDQHNVALDFVSGAGFVGIAVALMGRLHPVGIVLAAILFGMLYQGGAELAFEMPAISRDMIVIIQGLVILFAGALEHMFRPYIQALFASFSPRSVGMEAVKGKGA